A window of Verrucomicrobia bacterium CG1_02_43_26 contains these coding sequences:
- the sdhA gene encoding succinate dehydrogenase flavoprotein subunit (part of four member succinate dehydrogenase enzyme complex that forms a trimeric complex (trimer of tetramers); SdhA/B are the catalytic subcomplex and can exhibit succinate dehydrogenase activity in the absence of SdhC/D which are the membrane components and form cytochrome b556; SdhC binds ubiquinone; oxidizes succinate to fumarate while reducing ubiquinone to ubiquinol), translated as MNLDAKIPEGKLSEKWDNHKFNVKLVNPANRRKYKIIIVGSGLAGASAAATLGEQGYNIDCFCFQDSPRRAHSIAAQGGINAAKNYQNDNDSIQRLFYDTIKGGDFRSREANVYRLAQVSANIIDQCVAMGVPFAREYGGLLANRSFGGAQVSRTFYARGQTGQQLLLGTYSALSRQIGLGQVNMYNRHEMLDLVIVDGHAKGIITRNLVNGKIERWSADAVILATGGYGNAFYLSTNAQGCNVTANYRAYKRGAGFANPCYTQIHPTCIPQHGDQQSKLTLMSESLRNDGRVWVPKKKEDCKKNPKDIPEADRDYYLERKYPSFGNLAPRDISSRSAKEACDSGHGVGPGGRGVYLDFADAIKRLGEDAIKERYGNLFDMYESITGENAYDRPMRIYPAIHYTMGGLWVDYNLMSNIPGLFVLGEANFSDHGANRLGASALMQGLADGYFVIPYTLPDYLARVGYNRPSTDATPFKEAEENVVSLNDKLLHNKGNRSPRSFHHELGKILWEYCGMARNETGLKKALELIPALRQEFWQNVRVTGEGNNLNQELERAGRVADFLEFAELLCTDALNRNESCGGHFREEYQTEEGEARRDDENYCYASVWGYQGHNQAPSLTKEPLIFDNVELAVRSYK; from the coding sequence ATGAACTTAGATGCCAAAATCCCTGAAGGAAAATTATCAGAAAAATGGGACAACCATAAATTTAATGTCAAACTGGTTAACCCCGCCAACCGCCGTAAATACAAAATCATTATCGTAGGATCAGGGCTTGCGGGCGCTTCCGCGGCCGCTACATTAGGGGAACAGGGTTACAATATTGATTGTTTTTGCTTTCAGGATAGCCCACGCCGAGCCCATAGTATAGCTGCCCAAGGCGGTATCAACGCGGCTAAAAATTATCAAAATGATAATGATAGCATCCAACGCCTTTTCTATGACACCATCAAGGGAGGCGACTTTCGTTCCCGTGAAGCAAATGTCTACCGCCTCGCCCAGGTCAGCGCTAATATCATTGACCAATGCGTGGCCATGGGGGTTCCATTTGCACGCGAATATGGCGGGTTACTTGCAAATCGTTCTTTCGGGGGTGCTCAAGTTTCCCGTACTTTTTACGCGCGTGGTCAAACAGGGCAACAGCTTCTTCTAGGCACCTATTCCGCGCTCAGTCGGCAAATAGGTCTTGGTCAGGTAAACATGTATAACAGGCATGAAATGCTAGACCTCGTCATCGTAGACGGCCATGCCAAGGGGATCATCACACGAAATCTCGTTAACGGGAAAATAGAACGCTGGTCTGCTGATGCCGTTATTTTAGCAACAGGTGGCTACGGCAATGCTTTTTATTTATCTACAAACGCACAGGGTTGTAATGTGACAGCAAACTATCGTGCGTATAAACGCGGTGCCGGTTTTGCAAATCCTTGCTACACACAAATTCACCCAACTTGCATTCCTCAACATGGCGACCAACAAAGCAAGCTCACGTTAATGAGTGAGTCTCTGCGTAACGATGGTCGTGTCTGGGTTCCCAAGAAAAAAGAGGATTGTAAAAAGAACCCAAAGGACATCCCAGAGGCTGATCGCGATTATTATTTGGAGCGGAAGTACCCCAGCTTCGGCAACCTTGCTCCTCGTGATATCTCTTCTCGTTCCGCCAAAGAAGCCTGCGATAGCGGCCATGGGGTTGGTCCGGGGGGTCGTGGTGTTTATCTTGATTTTGCGGATGCGATTAAACGTTTAGGCGAGGATGCCATCAAAGAGCGTTATGGCAACTTGTTCGATATGTATGAAAGTATCACGGGCGAAAATGCCTATGATCGCCCGATGCGTATCTATCCTGCCATTCACTACACAATGGGCGGCCTATGGGTTGATTACAACCTCATGAGCAATATCCCTGGCCTGTTCGTTCTGGGTGAAGCTAATTTTTCGGATCACGGTGCGAATCGTCTGGGCGCTAGTGCGCTTATGCAGGGCCTTGCAGATGGTTATTTTGTCATTCCTTACACACTACCGGATTATCTGGCTCGCGTTGGCTATAACCGCCCGAGCACGGATGCCACACCGTTTAAGGAGGCAGAAGAAAATGTTGTCAGCCTGAACGATAAACTCCTGCATAATAAGGGTAATCGTTCTCCTCGCAGCTTCCACCACGAATTAGGTAAAATTCTCTGGGAATATTGTGGTATGGCGCGAAACGAAACAGGATTAAAAAAGGCGTTAGAACTTATCCCTGCACTTCGACAGGAATTTTGGCAGAATGTTCGCGTAACAGGAGAAGGTAATAATTTAAATCAAGAACTCGAGCGTGCCGGTCGAGTAGCAGACTTTTTAGAATTCGCTGAACTGCTCTGTACAGATGCCCTTAACCGAAATGAATCCTGCGGCGGCCACTTCCGTGAAGAATATCAAACAGAAGAAGGTGAAGCTAGGCGGGATGATGAAAACTACTGTTATGCCTCTGTATGGGGATATCAAGGGCACAACCAAGCGCCAAGTCTCACTAAAGAGCCTCTCATTTTCGATAACGTTGAACTGGCAGTGCGTAGCTACAAATAA
- a CDS encoding succinate dehydrogenase: MNLTLKIWRQENATDTGKFVEYQVKDISEDSSFLEMLDLLNEQLISENKDAVAFDHDCREGICGMCSLVINGDPHGPKKGLTVCQLHMRNFNDGDTITIEPWRAKPFPVVKDLVVDRSSFDTIIQSGGYITARSGSTQDANSILVPKDKADTAMDAAACIGCGACVAACRNGSAMLFVAAKVAHLNTLPQGQPEKDRRTLKMVQTMDELGFGNCRNYTSCEAVCPKEIPVDMIGKLNRDYAVAKAKDVLWGVK; the protein is encoded by the coding sequence ATGAACCTCACACTCAAAATCTGGAGACAAGAAAACGCAACCGATACCGGCAAATTCGTGGAGTATCAGGTAAAAGATATTTCCGAAGATTCTTCTTTCCTCGAAATGCTCGATCTCCTCAATGAACAGCTCATCTCCGAAAATAAGGATGCCGTTGCGTTTGATCATGATTGCCGTGAGGGTATTTGCGGTATGTGCTCACTTGTCATCAACGGGGATCCTCATGGCCCTAAAAAGGGCTTAACGGTTTGCCAGCTTCATATGCGCAACTTTAATGATGGAGACACAATCACCATCGAGCCGTGGCGCGCAAAACCGTTTCCCGTGGTTAAGGACTTGGTAGTAGATCGTAGTAGTTTTGATACCATCATACAATCCGGTGGCTACATCACCGCACGCTCCGGTAGCACTCAAGACGCCAATTCTATTTTAGTCCCTAAGGACAAAGCAGACACGGCTATGGACGCTGCGGCTTGTATTGGTTGTGGCGCTTGTGTAGCCGCTTGTCGCAATGGTTCCGCCATGCTGTTTGTAGCAGCAAAGGTCGCTCATTTAAATACGCTTCCACAAGGCCAGCCGGAAAAGGATCGCCGTACGCTTAAAATGGTACAGACCATGGATGAATTAGGTTTCGGTAATTGCCGCAACTACACTTCCTGCGAAGCTGTCTGCCCTAAGGAGATTCCGGTGGATATGATCGGTAAACTCAACCGTGATTACGCCGTTGCTAAAGCCAAAGACGTCCTTTGGGGAGTTAAGTAA
- a CDS encoding dihydrouridine synthase yields the protein MIKGKPISALAPMQDVTNLPFMQVVGGFGAPDYFFTEYLRVHEHSRLEPSILDCVLKNPTDRPVFIQLIGEDIPHMIRTVKGLQSYPLAGIDLNMGCPAPKVYKKNVGGGLLRDIDKVDQLLGALRESIDGLFTVKMRTGFDHTENFGRFLELINKHEVNLLSVHGRTVKELYRGGVNYDLIKQAVETVKCPVLANGNIDSVEKAQWVLNYTGAHGVMIGRSCIRNPWIFRQLREYFSGKDYYRPKLRDVFDYIKKLHTATSMGESFEKRHVNYLKKYLNFVGQGVDPEGVFLKSMRRVQSAEELFSLCKTLLLDNGNADKYFAEQPYEGLVARPNCEDGCRL from the coding sequence ATGATTAAGGGAAAACCGATTAGCGCGCTGGCGCCGATGCAAGACGTTACCAACTTGCCGTTTATGCAGGTTGTGGGTGGTTTTGGCGCACCGGATTATTTTTTTACGGAGTATTTAAGAGTCCACGAACACTCGCGCTTAGAACCCTCTATACTGGATTGTGTCTTAAAAAACCCGACCGATCGGCCTGTTTTTATACAACTGATCGGGGAAGATATCCCGCATATGATTCGTACGGTAAAAGGGCTACAATCGTACCCATTGGCCGGAATTGATTTAAACATGGGTTGCCCTGCGCCCAAAGTTTATAAGAAAAATGTTGGTGGTGGTTTGTTGCGAGATATAGACAAGGTGGATCAGTTGCTTGGCGCGCTAAGAGAATCAATCGATGGCTTATTTACCGTAAAAATGCGAACTGGGTTTGATCATACAGAGAACTTTGGCCGCTTTTTGGAGCTCATTAACAAACATGAAGTGAATTTACTAAGTGTGCACGGCCGCACTGTCAAAGAGCTTTACCGCGGAGGCGTGAACTACGATTTGATCAAGCAAGCGGTGGAGACGGTTAAATGCCCCGTGCTTGCTAACGGGAATATAGATTCGGTGGAGAAAGCCCAATGGGTGTTGAATTATACCGGCGCGCACGGCGTGATGATTGGCCGGTCCTGTATCAGAAACCCCTGGATATTTAGACAGTTGCGAGAATATTTTTCTGGAAAAGACTATTATAGGCCGAAACTGAGAGATGTTTTCGATTATATAAAAAAACTGCACACGGCTACTTCTATGGGAGAATCCTTTGAGAAACGCCACGTGAATTACTTAAAAAAGTACCTGAATTTTGTAGGACAGGGGGTAGACCCTGAAGGCGTTTTCTTAAAAAGCATGCGCCGAGTACAATCCGCCGAAGAACTCTTTTCCTTGTGCAAAACCCTGCTTTTAGATAACGGAAACGCCGATAAATATTTCGCGGAACAGCCGTACGAAGGCCTGGTTGCTCGCCCTAATTGTGAAGACGGGTGCCGATTGTAG